The following coding sequences are from one Shewanella violacea DSS12 window:
- a CDS encoding group II truncated hemoglobin codes for MNSKNDEFGVGDNSYQMAGGLAGLTRLVDEFYQNMDKFSSSKKIRDMHPGDLTDSRQKLAYFLSGWLGGPKLYSQHYGSINIPAAHKHLSVGHKESEAWLYCMQQAVDNQPYQADFKAYLMQQLRVPAERIRQVSGG; via the coding sequence ATGAATTCAAAAAATGATGAATTTGGTGTTGGTGACAACTCCTACCAAATGGCGGGTGGCTTAGCGGGTCTGACTCGTTTGGTTGATGAGTTTTACCAGAATATGGACAAGTTCTCCTCGTCAAAGAAGATCCGGGATATGCATCCTGGTGATCTTACTGATTCCCGTCAGAAACTCGCTTATTTCCTTTCCGGCTGGCTTGGCGGCCCTAAGCTGTATTCACAGCATTATGGTTCAATCAATATCCCGGCCGCTCATAAACATCTGTCCGTGGGCCATAAAGAAAGTGAAGCCTGGTTGTACTGCATGCAACAAGCCGTAGATAATCAGCCTTACCAAGCCGATTTCAAAGCTTATCTGATGCAGCAGCTAAGAGTTCCGGCCGAGAGGATAAGACAAGTATCCGGCGGCTAA
- a CDS encoding FAD-dependent oxidoreductase — protein MNQVVRKSAALPLASPKIAIIGGGVAGSTIALRFAELGIDTSLIEKGDSLVNGPPFCHLHAGGNLYREISDEQCLTLLVQSIDTVKVYPQSVNKRPTVIALPKNDPSDPRDLLPRLEKLRAKYAYLVQQDASNEVLGEPEQYFRLFERAEIEALKSSALPEQALCPSDWLVAFAQHVDLDNLKFPIVLVQEYGLSAFRFAAIASMAIENLPACHLHTNTQVVALEQLAGASGWRVSMKKHDEIETIHTDFDYVINACGFKSGEIDDMFSAKRRRMVEFKAAYVAHWPKCRGLWPEVVFYGERGTPQGMAQLTPYPDGYFQLHGMTQDITLFKNGLVASGENSAQPKLAERFINKIERQWPAELIEERTLGSIEHIAQYIPSFSQASVAAKPLFGAQQIPGDDADLRTADVSFYGKNYARTEIVKASSALAAADAILQDLIANELVNSALITQYAVEHYFPVTGQCTQEEVTARAEMLARQRQYPQALAKNF, from the coding sequence ATGAATCAAGTTGTAAGAAAATCTGCTGCTTTACCTCTAGCGAGTCCTAAAATCGCCATCATAGGTGGTGGTGTGGCGGGCTCCACCATAGCCCTGCGTTTTGCCGAGCTAGGTATAGATACTAGCTTGATTGAAAAAGGTGACAGCTTAGTCAATGGCCCTCCCTTTTGCCATCTACATGCTGGCGGTAATCTTTACCGAGAAATATCAGATGAGCAGTGTTTAACCTTACTGGTGCAATCTATCGATACGGTAAAAGTATACCCGCAGAGCGTCAATAAGCGGCCGACCGTCATCGCACTACCAAAAAACGATCCCAGTGATCCCAGAGATTTACTGCCGCGTTTAGAGAAGTTACGCGCTAAATACGCCTATTTAGTCCAGCAAGACGCTAGCAATGAAGTGTTAGGTGAACCCGAGCAGTATTTTCGTTTGTTTGAGCGAGCCGAAATAGAAGCCCTTAAATCCAGCGCCTTGCCAGAGCAAGCCTTATGTCCGAGTGATTGGTTAGTGGCTTTCGCTCAGCATGTCGACTTGGACAACTTAAAATTCCCGATAGTGTTAGTGCAGGAATATGGCCTGTCAGCCTTTCGTTTTGCTGCTATCGCGAGCATGGCGATAGAGAATTTACCCGCTTGCCATCTACATACCAATACGCAAGTTGTGGCGTTGGAACAGCTCGCTGGCGCATCAGGCTGGCGTGTATCGATGAAAAAACATGATGAAATCGAGACCATTCATACCGATTTTGATTATGTGATTAATGCCTGTGGCTTTAAGAGTGGCGAAATCGATGACATGTTCAGTGCTAAACGTCGGCGTATGGTCGAGTTTAAAGCTGCCTATGTTGCCCATTGGCCAAAGTGCAGGGGCTTATGGCCAGAGGTTGTTTTTTATGGGGAGCGTGGTACACCCCAGGGCATGGCACAATTGACGCCTTACCCAGATGGTTATTTCCAATTGCATGGCATGACTCAAGATATCACCCTGTTTAAAAATGGCTTAGTGGCTAGCGGTGAAAATAGTGCCCAGCCGAAACTTGCCGAACGTTTCATCAATAAGATAGAGCGACAATGGCCGGCAGAGCTTATCGAAGAGAGAACTTTAGGTTCTATTGAGCATATAGCTCAATATATTCCAAGCTTTAGTCAGGCAAGCGTCGCGGCTAAGCCCTTATTCGGCGCGCAACAAATACCTGGGGATGATGCTGATTTACGCACGGCGGATGTGTCGTTTTATGGTAAGAATTATGCCCGTACCGAGATAGTGAAAGCCTCTTCGGCATTAGCCGCTGCCGATGCAATCTTGCAAGACTTGATTGCAAATGAGCTGGTGAACTCAGCCCTCATCACACAATACGCGGTTGAGCATTATTTCCCAGTAACGGGCCAATGTACTCAAGAAGAAGTGACTGCCAGAGCCGAAATGTTGGCTAGGCAGCGCCAGTACCCTCAAGCCTTAGCGAAGAACTTTTAA